A window of Cryptomeria japonica chromosome 3, Sugi_1.0, whole genome shotgun sequence contains these coding sequences:
- the LOC131063910 gene encoding RAN GTPase-activating protein 1 encodes MATDENHTERVFSVKLWPPSENTRLMLVERMTSTLSSESYFSRKYGLLSKEEAAEDAKRIEDIAFVAANDHASRHPDADGRSTVQLYAQEASKLMLEALKRGPSTDKIANPVAREAFPELVEVKETAEVKETDELKETAEVKETDELKETVEVKETVFDISGGSRGFVDKDLATELLRPLEEPGNSYTKICFSNRSFGLDAAYVAQRVLMGVQKNLTDVDLADFVAGRPEAEALEVMSIFSSVLEGCVLRSLNLSHNALGEKGIRAFGSLLKSQKTLEELYFMNNGISGDAARAICELLPSVEKIKTLHFHNNMTGDDGADALSELVTKCIALEDFRCSSTRIGTQGGISLAGALGKGNSLKKLDLMDNMFGKRGGVAVSRAISGHLGLTEVYLSYLNFEDKGAIAIANSLKDAAPSLRVLEIAGNEITPKAAPAFAECLAVKSLLTKFVASENELKDEGSVIICKALLEGHDHLKELDLSTNGITGIGAKAAAETVANKTDFNLLNIDGNFISEEGIETVKDVLRKGTKGVSVLGSLEDNNEEGEGDEENEGENENGDEEESSDNDTLLEEKLQNLKV; translated from the coding sequence ATGGCAACTGACGAGAATCACACAGAGAGGGTATTCTCCGTCAAACTATGGCCTCCAAGTGAGAACACTCGCTTGATGCTGGTAGAGCGCATGACCAGTACCCTTTCTTCAGAATCTTATTTTTCAAGAAAGTATGGTCTTTTGAGCAAGGAAGAGGCTGCAGAAGATGCTAAAAGAATAGAAGATATAGCATTTGTTGCTGCAAATGACCATGCTAGTAGACACCCAGATGCAGATGGTAGATCTACTGTGCAACTTTATGCACAAGAAGCAAGCAAACTAATGTTGGAGGCCCTTAAGAGAGGACCCAGTACAGACAAAATAGCAAACCCTGTTGCCAGGGAAGCATTTCCTGAACTTGTTGAAGTGAAGGAAACTGCTGAAGTGAAGGAAACTGATGAATTGAAGGAAACTGCTGAAGTGAAGGAAACTGATGAATTGAAGGAAACTgttgaagtgaaggaaactgtttttgatatatcagggggttCACGAGGATTTGTTGATAAAGATTTAGCCACAGAGCTCTTGAGGCCATTAGAAGAGCCAGGGAATTCTTATACCAAGATATGCTTCAGCAACCGAAGTTTTGGTCTCGATGCTGCCTATGTTGCACAAAGAGTCTTGATGGGTGTTCAGAAAAATTTAACAGACGTAGACCTTGCAGATTTTGTTGCTGGAAGGCCTGAGGCTGAGGCCCTTGAGGTAATGTCCATATTTTCATCTGTTTTAGAAGGGTGTGTGCTGAGATCATTGAATCTTTCACATAATGCACTAGGAGAGAAGGGCATCAGGGCTTTTGGATCACTCTTGAAATCTCAGAAAACACTGGAAGAATTGTATTTCATGAATAATGGTATTTCGGGAGATGCTGCTAGAGCAATTTGTGAGCTTCTTCCTTCTGTTGAAAAGATTAAGACTTTGCATTTCCATAACAATATGACTGGAGACGATGGAGCAGATGCCCTTTCAGAGCTTGTTACAAAATGCATTGCTCTAGAGGATTTCCGATGTTCATCAACTAGAATAGGTACCCAGGGTGGTATTAGTTTAGCAGGAGCTTTGGGGAAAGGAAACAGTTTGAAAAAGCTTGATTTAATGGATAACATGTTTGGGAAAAGAGGTGGGGTTGCTGTGAGCCGAGCTATATCTGGACACCTAGGTCTGACAGAAGTGTACTTGAGTTATTTGAATTTTGAGGATAAAGGGGCAATAGCTATTGCCAACAGCCTCAAAGATGCAGCTCCATCTCTCAGAGTTCTTGAGATTGCAGGAAATGAAATCACTCCAAAAGCAGCTCCAGCATTTGCAGAATGCCTTGCTGTAAAAAGCTTACTGACAAAATTTGTTGCATCAGAAAATGAACTCAAGGATGAGGGATCAGTTATTATATGCAAAGCACTTTTGGAAGGTCATGATCATCTCAAAGAACTTGATTTGAGTACAAATGGTATCACTGGAATTGGAGCAAAGGCTGCAGCAGAAACTGTTGCAAACAAGACTGATTTCAATCTGCTTAATATTGATGGAAATTTCATTTCTGAAGAAGGAATTGAGACTGTCAAAGATGTGCTGAGAAAAGGTACCAAGGGTGTTTCCGTGCTTGGATCTCTGGAAGACAATAATGAAGAAGGTGAaggtgatgaagaaaatgaaggtgAAAACGAGAATGGGGATGAAGAGGAAAGTAGTGAcaatgacacattgttagaggagAAACTTCAGAACCTAAAAGTGTAG